A portion of the Simkania negevensis Z genome contains these proteins:
- a CDS encoding heavy metal translocating P-type ATPase — protein sequence MEKKLSFHVVGLDCAEEIKILRKAVETREGVKDLTFDVLNAKMTVTFDPGHVTAQHVIDWVKGAGMQASVWEERKKGEPKSFWEKHGRLMMATLSGLFLFLGFSLHIFFHPNVLDILGEVDETTHSLPIIVILFYLISMIFGAFYFVPKALLAVKRMQPDMNLLMVIAMCGAIGIGQWFEGATVAFLFSVALLLEHWSVGRARRAVEALMDLSPTQARMITDIGLKEVRVEDVEVGTRILIRPGEKVPLDATIEKGSTSINQSPITGESIPVAKEEGDEIFAGTINEEGAIECVTIKKADDTTLARIIHLVEEAQSRRASSEQWVEKFARVYTPIMIILAIVIALIPPLFFGLSWETWFYRALVILVIACPCALVISTPVSIVSGLTSSARNGVLIKGGMYLEAPGKLDILAVDKTGTLTYGRPKVQKIIPLNNHTEEELLLRAAALEAPSEHPLARAILNLAEERNIRFERATDFQIIKGKGAQGTYNGTRYWIGSHRFMHEMKQETEEIHRMALELEDAGHSIVAIGNDKHVCGLISVADEPRAEIRSIVEDIRRAGVKHVAMLTGDNAPAAAAIAKLTGVDSVQSELLPEDKVEAVEKLKDGGKIVAMIGDGVNDAPAMAAADFGIAMGAMGTDAAIETADIALMSDDLTKVPWLIRHSRRVLHVIKQNITFSLAVKVVFLSLAIVGMATLWMAIAADAGASLLVVFNGLRLLKR from the coding sequence ATGGAAAAGAAACTAAGTTTTCATGTCGTTGGCCTAGACTGCGCTGAAGAAATTAAAATCCTGAGAAAAGCAGTTGAGACTCGTGAAGGAGTCAAAGACCTGACCTTTGATGTTTTAAATGCGAAAATGACTGTAACATTTGACCCTGGACATGTGACAGCGCAACATGTGATTGATTGGGTCAAAGGGGCAGGAATGCAAGCTTCGGTGTGGGAAGAGAGAAAAAAAGGCGAACCGAAGAGTTTTTGGGAAAAACATGGACGCCTCATGATGGCGACCCTTAGTGGCCTTTTTTTGTTTTTGGGATTTTCTCTTCACATTTTCTTTCATCCAAATGTGTTAGACATTCTTGGAGAGGTCGATGAAACTACGCACAGTCTTCCGATTATAGTGATTCTCTTTTATTTGATTTCAATGATCTTTGGAGCTTTTTATTTTGTTCCCAAAGCACTGCTTGCCGTGAAGAGAATGCAGCCAGACATGAATTTGCTTATGGTGATTGCTATGTGTGGGGCGATTGGAATTGGTCAATGGTTTGAAGGGGCAACTGTTGCGTTTCTTTTTTCTGTTGCCCTTCTTTTGGAACATTGGAGTGTAGGAAGGGCTAGACGCGCGGTGGAAGCTTTGATGGATCTTTCCCCAACCCAAGCCCGAATGATCACAGATATAGGGCTTAAAGAGGTTCGTGTTGAAGATGTTGAAGTTGGAACGCGCATTTTGATCCGTCCAGGAGAAAAAGTTCCATTAGATGCCACGATCGAAAAAGGAAGCACCTCAATCAATCAATCACCCATCACAGGTGAGTCGATTCCTGTTGCCAAAGAAGAAGGTGATGAAATTTTTGCAGGAACGATTAATGAAGAGGGTGCTATCGAGTGTGTCACGATAAAAAAAGCGGATGACACCACTCTTGCTCGGATCATCCATTTAGTTGAAGAAGCTCAATCGAGACGGGCGAGTTCTGAGCAGTGGGTAGAGAAGTTTGCCCGTGTTTATACCCCGATCATGATTATTTTAGCGATTGTCATTGCCCTCATCCCGCCACTCTTTTTTGGTCTTTCATGGGAAACTTGGTTTTATCGTGCACTTGTTATTTTGGTGATTGCTTGTCCTTGTGCTCTTGTGATTTCAACGCCTGTCAGTATTGTCTCAGGACTAACTTCTTCGGCGCGCAATGGAGTGCTCATTAAGGGGGGCATGTATTTAGAGGCTCCTGGCAAACTCGATATCCTGGCGGTTGATAAGACTGGAACATTGACTTATGGCCGACCCAAAGTGCAAAAGATCATTCCTCTCAATAATCATACAGAAGAAGAGTTACTTTTACGTGCAGCTGCTTTAGAAGCGCCAAGTGAACACCCTCTTGCTCGAGCGATTCTTAACCTTGCTGAAGAGAGAAACATCCGATTTGAGCGTGCGACAGACTTTCAAATCATTAAAGGGAAAGGGGCGCAGGGGACCTACAATGGGACTCGTTATTGGATAGGGAGCCACCGCTTCATGCACGAAATGAAGCAAGAAACAGAAGAAATTCATCGCATGGCCTTGGAGTTAGAAGATGCTGGACATTCGATCGTTGCGATTGGAAATGATAAACACGTGTGCGGACTCATCAGTGTCGCAGATGAGCCACGTGCAGAGATCCGATCTATTGTTGAAGACATTCGACGTGCAGGAGTCAAGCATGTGGCGATGCTGACAGGAGATAACGCTCCTGCTGCTGCTGCCATTGCGAAGTTAACGGGAGTTGATTCGGTTCAATCAGAACTATTGCCCGAAGATAAAGTCGAAGCAGTGGAAAAATTGAAGGATGGGGGAAAAATCGTTGCAATGATAGGAGACGGGGTCAATGATGCCCCAGCAATGGCTGCAGCAGACTTCGGGATTGCGATGGGGGCTATGGGAACTGATGCGGCTATTGAAACCGCAGATATTGCACTCATGTCCGATGATTTAACGAAAGTGCCATGGCTCATTCGTCATTCGCGGCGTGTCTTACATGTGATCAAACAAAACATCACCTTTTCGCTCGCAGTGAAAGTCGTTTTTCTTTCACTTGCAATTGTAGGGATGGCCACCTTATGGATGGCCATTGCTGCCGACGCTGGTGCCTCACTTCTCGTTGTGTTCAACGGCTTGCGACTTCTTAAGCGTTAA
- a CDS encoding substrate-binding periplasmic protein gives MVYRFFLLIILSLAFVGCGSKGKTYTVGVDPTWFPLNLMGKELNVFAFSNELLLEISRHEGINFQRLNLSWDNLTMGLEEGKCDAILSSVYPYVFELKKYDFSDLYLNTGPVLLVKGDSMLNVSSPMEGKEIAVGSQEQEALFIRLYPQAIVRYYNQIPTALNALVNGYVDGVVVGYIPATAFVEDLYEGKLKIATPPLNEAGLRLLTVHDEHSELIEAFNRGLEKTRDSGKYEKLLKKWNLD, from the coding sequence ATGGTATATCGATTCTTTTTGCTGATTATTTTATCGCTAGCTTTTGTTGGTTGTGGTTCAAAAGGAAAGACTTACACTGTCGGAGTCGATCCAACTTGGTTTCCGTTAAATTTAATGGGAAAGGAACTCAACGTTTTTGCTTTTTCTAATGAGCTTCTTTTAGAAATTTCTCGTCATGAAGGAATTAACTTTCAGAGGCTTAATTTGAGCTGGGATAACTTAACAATGGGCCTTGAGGAAGGTAAATGTGATGCCATTCTTTCATCGGTCTACCCTTATGTCTTTGAACTGAAGAAGTATGACTTTTCCGACCTCTACTTAAATACTGGCCCTGTTCTTTTGGTAAAAGGAGATTCCATGCTCAATGTGAGCAGTCCGATGGAAGGAAAAGAAATCGCGGTGGGATCTCAAGAGCAAGAAGCCCTCTTTATTCGTCTCTATCCCCAAGCAATTGTCCGTTATTACAATCAAATCCCTACTGCCTTAAATGCACTCGTCAATGGTTATGTCGATGGAGTAGTTGTAGGATACATTCCTGCTACTGCATTTGTGGAAGACCTCTATGAGGGCAAACTCAAAATTGCCACACCGCCGCTCAATGAAGCGGGACTACGACTTCTCACAGTCCATGACGAGCATTCTGAACTCATTGAGGCATTTAACCGAGGTCTTGAAAAAACCCGCGATAGCGGCAAATACGAAAAACTCCTCAAAAAGTGGAACCTAGATTAA
- a CDS encoding glycogen/starch/alpha-glucan phosphorylase, whose translation MNSMEFQAQTFAQKVRHYLITTMGRTADEANLEEFYRAFCTSLREEIMINWTATMHTFIKQKSRMLYYLSMEYMPGRLFGNNITNVSAVDLIKRVLQILGRDFSTLISMEPDIGIGNGGLGRLASCFMDSLATLQYPAFGYGMRYHYGIFEQELMCGVQVERPDCWLLNQNPWEFRRDTHAVNVRFGGNPIERKNSHNETVYDLLDYDEVRALPYDLPIIGYSHDPNFSVLTLRLWSTKESPRNFQLQRYNAGEIGQASENTSLTDVLYPNDNHEAGKRIRLKQEFLLVSASLQDIIRHYREKHDTFNEFPDKVRIQINDTHPALVIPELMRILTQENDLSFMQAWNITRTCCGYTNHTVLKEALEEWNAARMSELLPRQFRLIEHLNGQFCSEIRTKFPGDEARVRQMSIIEGGQVRMANLAIYGSHKVNGVARLHTEILKSSLFKNFYELDTDKFVNVTNGVTQRRWLLYCNPKLAHFVEKRIGNGWITDFSQFRKIGDFAADPESQQEFLCIKKENKLRFLDMIRKDMQERHGTTEEFMQHHILGAEAIYDVQIKRIHEYKRQLMKALHLLMLYHEVKDNPQTHRVKRFAIFGGKAAPGYKVAKNIIRLIYCLARKINHDPATAHQMKVFYVENYNVSKAEVIIPAADLSEQISTAGMEASGTGNMKFSINGALTICTDDGANVEMRESVTDEWWPFLFGASADENIEMKKKHNYNPLDIYASKKPIKRAIDALIDGSLTENDAEVEALSNVHQSLLEGPPGIIADRFFVLNDLMSYYETQKRVEELYTNPSKWAEYAIHNMAGMAPFSADVSIDNYAKKIWGLEHCPPDLDELHRVREEYSKHDRCRVIPNDQ comes from the coding sequence ATGAACTCAATGGAATTTCAGGCTCAGACTTTTGCTCAGAAAGTACGTCACTACTTGATCACGACGATGGGGCGTACAGCAGATGAAGCAAATCTTGAAGAATTCTACCGCGCATTCTGCACGTCGCTCCGGGAAGAAATTATGATTAACTGGACAGCGACGATGCACACATTCATTAAGCAAAAGTCGCGAATGCTCTACTACCTTTCAATGGAATACATGCCAGGACGGCTTTTTGGAAATAACATCACGAATGTTAGCGCCGTCGATCTCATCAAACGGGTCTTACAGATTTTAGGAAGAGATTTTTCGACTCTAATCAGTATGGAACCTGACATTGGGATTGGAAATGGGGGGCTTGGCCGTCTTGCGTCTTGCTTCATGGATTCTCTAGCGACATTACAGTATCCTGCATTTGGTTATGGGATGCGTTATCATTATGGAATTTTCGAGCAAGAGCTCATGTGTGGTGTTCAAGTGGAACGCCCCGATTGTTGGCTTCTCAATCAAAACCCCTGGGAGTTTCGACGCGACACTCATGCCGTGAATGTCCGTTTTGGGGGCAACCCAATTGAGCGAAAAAACTCTCATAATGAAACGGTTTACGATCTTCTCGACTACGATGAAGTACGCGCTCTCCCCTACGATTTACCTATTATTGGCTATAGCCATGATCCCAACTTTTCGGTATTAACCCTCCGTCTTTGGTCGACAAAAGAATCACCTCGTAATTTTCAATTGCAGCGGTACAACGCAGGAGAAATTGGACAAGCAAGTGAAAATACCTCTCTTACAGATGTCCTCTATCCAAACGATAATCATGAAGCGGGAAAACGAATTCGCCTCAAACAAGAATTTCTACTCGTGTCAGCTTCTCTTCAAGACATCATTCGGCATTATCGGGAAAAACACGACACATTTAATGAGTTCCCAGACAAAGTTCGCATTCAAATCAATGACACTCATCCAGCTCTTGTGATTCCTGAGCTCATGCGGATACTAACTCAAGAAAACGATCTTTCGTTCATGCAAGCCTGGAATATCACACGAACTTGTTGCGGTTATACCAATCACACTGTTCTTAAAGAAGCTCTAGAAGAATGGAACGCAGCAAGGATGAGTGAACTTCTTCCTCGGCAATTCCGGTTAATTGAACATCTCAACGGACAGTTTTGCAGTGAAATTCGCACAAAGTTTCCTGGAGACGAAGCTCGCGTGCGTCAAATGTCGATCATTGAAGGGGGACAGGTGCGTATGGCAAATTTAGCGATCTATGGGAGCCACAAAGTCAATGGTGTCGCAAGGCTCCACACAGAAATTTTAAAAAGCTCACTTTTTAAAAACTTTTACGAACTTGACACAGACAAATTTGTGAACGTGACAAATGGAGTCACCCAAAGGCGCTGGCTTCTTTACTGCAACCCCAAGCTTGCACACTTTGTAGAAAAAAGGATTGGCAACGGTTGGATCACAGATTTTTCGCAATTTCGCAAAATTGGAGACTTTGCTGCAGATCCCGAATCGCAACAAGAGTTTTTATGCATCAAAAAAGAAAATAAACTCCGTTTTCTCGACATGATTCGAAAAGACATGCAAGAACGCCATGGAACCACCGAAGAGTTTATGCAGCACCATATTCTGGGAGCAGAAGCGATCTATGACGTTCAAATCAAACGGATTCACGAATATAAGCGGCAGCTCATGAAAGCGCTCCATCTTTTGATGCTTTATCATGAGGTGAAAGATAATCCTCAAACGCACCGCGTCAAACGGTTTGCAATTTTTGGCGGAAAAGCCGCGCCTGGATATAAAGTAGCGAAGAACATCATTCGACTCATTTACTGCCTAGCCCGTAAAATCAACCATGATCCAGCGACTGCCCACCAAATGAAGGTCTTCTATGTGGAAAACTACAATGTTTCAAAAGCAGAAGTGATCATTCCAGCAGCAGATCTTTCGGAACAAATTTCAACTGCGGGGATGGAAGCCTCTGGAACTGGGAACATGAAGTTTTCGATCAATGGAGCCCTCACAATCTGTACAGATGATGGAGCAAATGTTGAAATGCGAGAAAGTGTGACCGATGAGTGGTGGCCCTTTTTATTTGGTGCAAGCGCTGATGAAAACATCGAAATGAAGAAAAAGCACAATTACAATCCACTCGATATTTACGCTTCGAAAAAACCCATTAAGCGGGCAATTGATGCACTTATCGATGGATCGCTTACAGAAAATGACGCTGAAGTAGAAGCTTTGAGCAATGTGCACCAAAGTTTATTAGAAGGCCCTCCTGGAATCATTGCCGACCGTTTCTTTGTCTTGAATGATCTCATGTCGTACTACGAAACGCAAAAGAGGGTCGAGGAACTTTATACCAATCCCTCAAAATGGGCTGAATATGCCATCCACAACATGGCAGGCATGGCACCTTTTTCAGCTGATGTTTCGATAGACAATTATGCAAAGAAAATCTGGGGCCTTGAGCACTGCCCACCAGATTTGGATGAACTTCACCGCGTCCGGGAAGAATACAGCAAGCACGATCGCTGCCGCGTCATCCCCAATGACCAATGA
- a CDS encoding inorganic phosphate transporter — MAVDQILMLLILLAGFYMAWNIGANDVSNAMGTSVGSGALTLFKAVIIAGILEFCGAFFLGGNVSKTMQQGLVNPDFFSADPRILLFGMLSALISTALWLQVASYFGWPVSTTHAIVGALLGFGALIGGVHAVHWNEVGRIAASWAISPALSALFAFLIFSVLQRQVLFAMHPIQASRRLIPLLTFIVMIVFTLSVLMNGLGTFHLNLTLIQTLLIAIAVGVLGALISMLFLKLSSAPKQQLEMASPNLSQQVFSLNKALRHLRRVQLTSKGDARENITRLVRDIEKHTEGVRQQTKFYGKGTDFQIVEKMFASLQILSACYVAFAHGANDVANAIGPVAAAIDILRHGQLSLHSAIPPWLLAMGGAGIVVGLATWGWRVMETIGSKITELTPTRGFSAEFGAAITILLASKLGLPISTTHCIVGAVLGVGLARGISALNLRVLRDIVLSWVITIPSSAIVCILLFYLIKAIFI; from the coding sequence ATGGCCGTTGACCAAATTCTAATGCTCTTAATTCTCTTAGCTGGGTTTTACATGGCCTGGAATATTGGCGCCAATGATGTATCGAATGCCATGGGCACCTCAGTCGGTTCAGGAGCACTCACCCTATTTAAAGCCGTCATCATTGCAGGTATTTTAGAGTTTTGCGGTGCCTTTTTCCTTGGAGGAAATGTTTCGAAAACGATGCAACAAGGGCTCGTGAACCCTGACTTCTTTTCGGCAGACCCAAGGATCCTCCTTTTTGGGATGCTTTCCGCTCTGATATCAACAGCTCTTTGGCTTCAAGTTGCTTCGTATTTTGGTTGGCCAGTCTCGACCACACATGCAATTGTCGGCGCTCTACTTGGTTTTGGGGCTCTCATTGGAGGAGTTCATGCAGTCCATTGGAATGAAGTTGGAAGAATCGCAGCCAGTTGGGCAATCTCTCCAGCTCTTAGTGCCCTATTTGCTTTCTTAATTTTCAGTGTTCTACAACGGCAAGTGCTCTTTGCCATGCATCCCATACAAGCTTCCCGTCGTTTGATCCCCTTGCTCACATTCATTGTCATGATTGTCTTCACTCTTAGTGTCCTCATGAATGGACTTGGCACTTTCCACCTCAATCTTACGTTAATCCAAACTCTTTTAATCGCTATCGCCGTTGGGGTCTTAGGCGCCCTCATCAGTATGCTTTTCCTTAAACTGAGCTCTGCCCCCAAACAGCAACTCGAAATGGCTTCGCCAAACTTATCCCAACAAGTTTTTAGCCTAAATAAAGCGCTGCGGCATTTGCGTCGCGTACAACTCACTTCGAAAGGAGATGCTCGAGAAAATATCACTCGTCTCGTCCGAGATATAGAAAAACATACAGAAGGCGTCCGCCAGCAAACAAAATTCTATGGAAAGGGAACCGATTTTCAGATCGTTGAAAAAATGTTTGCCTCATTGCAAATTCTCAGTGCATGCTATGTTGCCTTTGCACATGGTGCGAACGATGTTGCCAACGCAATTGGCCCCGTTGCAGCTGCCATTGACATTCTTCGACATGGACAGCTCTCTTTGCATTCTGCTATCCCTCCATGGCTTCTTGCTATGGGTGGTGCAGGAATTGTCGTTGGATTGGCCACTTGGGGGTGGCGCGTCATGGAAACCATCGGTAGTAAAATCACCGAACTGACCCCAACTCGGGGCTTCAGCGCAGAATTCGGCGCAGCAATCACCATTCTACTCGCCTCAAAACTTGGCCTCCCTATTTCTACAACTCACTGTATTGTTGGAGCTGTTTTAGGAGTCGGGCTTGCACGTGGAATTTCAGCCCTTAACTTGCGCGTTCTACGTGATATCGTCCTATCATGGGTCATCACAATTCCCTCAAGCGCAATTGTGTGTATCCTCCTCTTCTATTTGATCAAAGCAATTTTCATCTAA
- a CDS encoding TIGR00153 family protein, translated as MMTTIARLFGKSPFLPLQSHMKKVSLCIKQLTEIFEKLPTSQAEEIEKLVIDLSSLEHEADLTKNDIRNHLPRSLFLPIDRGQFLEILSIQDSISDQAEDIGHLLILHPLEPKLYENLHSLYKKNIEAFWDTRAIMKELNELVESSFGGMEAEKVKTFIERTSYIEYEADKMMHQLMKEFFAQSEKVSTPVFYLYIRLIEEINKISHISEKLANRIGMILELK; from the coding sequence ATGATGACGACAATTGCTCGTCTTTTTGGAAAGTCCCCATTCCTCCCTTTACAGTCTCACATGAAAAAGGTGAGCTTATGTATCAAACAGCTTACGGAAATTTTCGAGAAACTTCCGACAAGCCAAGCAGAAGAAATCGAAAAGCTCGTCATAGATTTATCTAGCCTCGAACACGAAGCAGATCTCACCAAAAATGACATTCGAAACCATTTACCAAGAAGTTTATTTCTGCCGATCGATCGAGGACAATTTCTTGAAATCCTTTCAATTCAAGATAGCATTTCAGATCAAGCAGAAGACATTGGCCACTTGCTCATTTTGCATCCCTTAGAGCCAAAGCTCTATGAAAACCTCCATTCTCTTTACAAAAAAAACATTGAGGCATTTTGGGATACTCGAGCCATCATGAAAGAATTAAATGAACTCGTCGAATCTTCTTTTGGTGGCATGGAAGCGGAAAAGGTCAAAACGTTCATCGAAAGAACCTCTTATATCGAATATGAAGCAGATAAGATGATGCACCAATTGATGAAAGAGTTTTTTGCGCAAAGTGAAAAGGTATCGACCCCTGTCTTCTACCTTTACATTCGCCTCATCGAAGAAATCAATAAAATCTCCCACATTTCCGAAAAACTAGCAAATAGAATCGGAATGATACTGGAATTAAAATAG
- a CDS encoding pseudouridine synthase, whose amino-acid sequence MESKRLSKALAAAGVASRRACEELIFDGKVTVNGEVIKVPQTLVNLEKDRICVEGKQVRSEEKKVYYILNKPKGYICSNKREGTKRLVVDLFAEEKNRLFTIGRLDRDTTGLLLVTNDGHFAQKVIHPSRNIAKEYLVKTREDITHEMLTKISKGTLIEGAWIKPYKVQKMRKGTLKVVVKEGKKREVRLLVQNGGLEILSLSRIRIGELRLGNLPEGKWREMTESEKASLFN is encoded by the coding sequence ATGGAAAGTAAACGTTTGAGTAAAGCTTTAGCTGCGGCAGGTGTAGCCTCGAGGCGGGCCTGTGAGGAGCTCATTTTTGACGGCAAAGTAACGGTGAATGGCGAGGTCATCAAAGTCCCCCAAACCCTCGTGAATTTGGAAAAAGACCGCATTTGCGTCGAAGGAAAGCAAGTCCGCTCAGAAGAAAAAAAAGTTTACTACATTCTCAACAAGCCTAAAGGGTACATCTGCTCAAATAAGAGGGAAGGGACCAAACGCCTGGTCGTAGATCTATTTGCCGAAGAGAAAAATCGACTCTTCACGATTGGACGTCTGGATCGAGACACCACGGGTCTTTTGCTCGTCACAAACGATGGCCACTTTGCCCAAAAAGTGATTCATCCCTCCCGCAACATTGCAAAAGAATATTTGGTCAAAACACGTGAAGACATCACGCATGAAATGCTGACTAAAATTTCTAAAGGAACGCTCATTGAAGGGGCTTGGATCAAGCCTTACAAAGTGCAAAAAATGCGTAAAGGGACCCTGAAAGTTGTGGTAAAAGAAGGAAAAAAACGGGAAGTGCGCCTCTTAGTTCAAAACGGAGGCCTTGAAATTCTTTCTCTGTCTCGCATTAGGATTGGAGAACTTCGGCTCGGCAATCTTCCTGAAGGAAAATGGCGTGAGATGACCGAATCTGAAAAAGCTTCACTTTTCAATTAA
- a CDS encoding 2,3-bisphosphoglycerate-dependent phosphoglycerate mutase: MKKCPKLILLRHGQSVWNQRNLFTGWVDIPLSSVGIEEALNAGKRFSAIPIDIIFMSSLIRAQLTAMLAMSVHSEGKVPVVLHPGEKKQETWAMNYNPKASEMTIPAVKAWEINERMYGELQGLDKDETRQKYGAEQVKIWRRSFDTPPPNGESLKMTAERSIPYFKNEIVPHLQEGKNVLVSAHGNSLRSIVMFLDKLSEKEVLELEIPTGDPICYSFDNGVWKREEIDQVQEAYLKGA; the protein is encoded by the coding sequence ATGAAAAAGTGTCCAAAACTTATTTTACTTCGGCATGGCCAATCAGTCTGGAACCAGCGCAATCTCTTTACCGGATGGGTTGACATCCCTCTAAGCTCTGTTGGCATAGAAGAAGCCTTGAATGCTGGAAAGAGGTTTTCTGCCATCCCAATCGACATCATCTTTATGTCTTCGCTTATTCGGGCGCAGCTTACAGCAATGCTTGCAATGAGTGTCCATTCTGAAGGAAAAGTTCCTGTTGTATTGCACCCTGGTGAAAAAAAACAAGAAACTTGGGCAATGAATTACAACCCCAAAGCTTCTGAAATGACCATTCCTGCAGTAAAAGCATGGGAAATTAATGAGCGCATGTATGGAGAACTGCAAGGTCTCGACAAAGATGAAACCCGTCAAAAGTATGGGGCTGAACAAGTAAAAATTTGGCGGCGAAGCTTTGACACTCCTCCACCTAATGGGGAGAGCTTGAAAATGACTGCTGAGCGTTCCATTCCATACTTTAAAAATGAAATCGTTCCTCATCTCCAAGAGGGAAAAAATGTTTTGGTTTCAGCGCACGGAAACTCTCTTCGTTCGATCGTCATGTTTTTGGATAAACTTTCAGAAAAAGAAGTCTTAGAACTCGAAATTCCCACAGGTGATCCCATTTGCTATAGTTTTGACAATGGGGTATGGAAACGCGAAGAGATAGATCAAGTCCAAGAGGCCTATTTGAAAGGGGCATGA
- a CDS encoding cysteine desulfurase family protein translates to MMESPIYLDHATTTGPSDYLVQQMQPFFKRHWHCPTAPYLKGKEPFATINQKIRKIKTSLGAGEKDTFVLTSCAAEAISHIYHALAIDEASETGKNHFVTTFIEDASFLMGINRFEALGIQKKLSPLNNQGVLTPENLMRTLTPRTSLVSLSWANGLTGILHPIAELAEVCKEKGVAFHVDVSDILGKLYFRFEDLPIDYLTFDGDRFHGPKGTGGLLIRHPHTLSPLIPDGTQQHGLRGGTLNLPGLVGLGIAFEEQEEHFNHVCMETARLRNHFETSIESALSEAQVLFREISRLPNVSVIAFPGVTSELLAFHLAQQDVFASFGGGRHQKLPALLETIGIDPDIAKCALSFSLGRGTTQEEIQRAVGIVADTAAKCRTFSKKVKV, encoded by the coding sequence ATGATGGAATCACCAATTTACCTTGATCATGCGACCACAACTGGTCCTTCTGATTATCTTGTTCAACAAATGCAACCCTTCTTCAAGAGGCACTGGCACTGTCCGACTGCTCCCTATCTCAAAGGGAAAGAACCATTTGCAACGATCAATCAAAAGATTCGCAAAATTAAAACCTCTTTAGGAGCAGGAGAGAAAGATACCTTCGTTCTGACTTCTTGCGCAGCTGAAGCCATCAGTCATATTTACCACGCATTAGCCATTGATGAAGCTTCCGAAACTGGGAAAAATCACTTTGTGACGACTTTCATTGAAGATGCCTCTTTTCTCATGGGGATCAATCGATTTGAAGCTTTAGGCATCCAAAAAAAACTTTCGCCGCTTAATAATCAAGGCGTTCTCACTCCTGAAAACTTAATGCGCACTCTCACCCCTCGCACCAGCTTAGTTTCTCTTTCTTGGGCCAATGGACTCACGGGGATTTTGCACCCCATTGCAGAACTCGCCGAAGTATGCAAAGAAAAAGGAGTTGCTTTTCATGTAGATGTTAGTGACATTCTCGGAAAACTATACTTTCGTTTTGAAGATCTCCCCATCGATTATCTCACCTTTGATGGCGATCGATTCCATGGTCCTAAAGGAACCGGAGGACTGCTCATACGTCATCCCCACACCCTTTCCCCCCTCATTCCCGACGGGACCCAACAGCACGGTCTCCGAGGCGGAACACTTAATCTGCCGGGGCTTGTCGGGCTTGGAATTGCTTTTGAAGAGCAGGAAGAACATTTCAATCACGTTTGTATGGAAACCGCCCGTCTTCGCAATCACTTTGAAACAAGTATTGAAAGCGCCCTCTCTGAAGCCCAAGTGCTCTTTCGCGAGATTTCGCGTCTTCCCAATGTGAGCGTGATTGCCTTCCCAGGTGTTACAAGTGAACTCTTAGCTTTTCATTTAGCCCAGCAAGATGTTTTTGCAAGCTTCGGTGGTGGACGTCATCAAAAACTACCTGCGCTCTTGGAAACCATCGGAATCGACCCCGACATTGCAAAATGCGCCTTAAGTTTTAGCCTTGGTCGAGGAACAACTCAAGAAGAAATCCAACGCGCGGTAGGCATTGTTGCCGATACAGCTGCTAAATGCAGAACCTTTTCTAAGAAGGTGAAAGTATGA